The stretch of DNA CGGCGTGCCGGCGATGCTGTAGCGCAGCGACCGGAGGAAGCGGTTCACCGTGTAGCTCACCAGACCGATGAGGCTGGGCACGATCGCGACCAGCGAGACCCAGGCGTCGGTGATCACGACCCACGGGATGCCGACGGCGAGCACCAGCACGAGGATGACGGTCGAGTCGCGGAGGAACATCGAGCCGACGAGCCGCCCGAGCGAGAGGTGCACGACCGACTCGGGTTCGGCCTCGGTCGGGTCGAGCTCGGGCGCGAGGAACTCGCCGACCCGACGTTCGAGAAGCCCTCCCGAGGTTTGGGCGGGGCCCGCCTGCTGGCGGGAGGCGCCGGACGCGAGCGCGAGGACGTCGCGACGGAGCTCGTCCGCGGCGGCCGAGGGCAGGTACTCGAGCTTCACGCCGCCGTCGTTGCCCGCCACGGAGATCTGCAGCCGCGCGGCGCCGAACAGCCGCGGCACGAGGGGGCGCACGATGTTGACGCCCTGGATGCGGTCGAGACGTGCCTTGCGCTGGGCGCGGAAGAGGATGCCCGATCGCACCTCGACCACCTCGTCGGTGACCCGGAACTCGTGCATCCGCCAGGCGAGCCAGAAACCGCCGACACCGAGCAGGAGCACGCCGCCGACGATCAGCAGCGCCGGGAGCAGCCAGCCCCGATCGATCAGCAGGTCGAACGGGTCGTTCTCCTCGTAGTGCAGGACGAGTTCGAGGACCCGGTCGCGCAGGTTCGCGATGATGATGCCGATGATCGCGATCAGCGCGATGCCACCGCGCAGCAGCGGCGTCGCCGGATGCAGCCGATGCCATTCGCCGTCGGCGAGCGGGCCGGTCGGCGGTGTGGTCACAGCCCCACCCGGCGGGTCTCGGCGAGCTCGACGAGGCGGTCGCGCAGCTCCGCCGCGTCGGGCTCGGTCAGTCCGGGGATGGAGACGCCACTCGTCGCCGCCGCGGTGACGAGCTTCAGATCGGCGAGTCCCATCATCCGGGCCAGCGGGCCGCGGGTGATGTCGACGAGCTGCATGCGGCCGTAGGGCACGGCGACGAAGCGCTGGAAGAGCAGCCCGCGCCGGAACAGCAGATCGTCGTCACGGAGCAGATAGCCGTAGGCGCGCACCCGGCGCGGCACGAGTGTCGCCGAGATCAGCGACGCCACCGCAGCGGCGCCGAAGATCACCGTGAGGAAGCCGAAGCCGAGGAAGTAGGCGAATGCAGCCGCCGCGCCCGCGAGGACGACGACGATGACGAGGCCGAAGATCTCGACGCCGATCTGCTTGGGCGAGACCCGACGCCACTGCGCGTCGGCCAGCTCGAGACGTGTGGCCATGCCCCTATTGTCCCTGTACGCCGACCCTCGAGTCGTCCTCATCGTCGGGCGGCAGCGTGCACCAGTGCTCGACGACGAGTCCGGCGACCACGGCGACGGCCGACGCGACGACCGACAGCACCGCGCGGACGAGGTCGTCCGACTGCGCGAGGACCGGTCGTCCGATGAGGTGGGCGGCCACCCCGACGGCGGCGCCGCCGAGCAGCGCGCCGACCAGCACCGACGCTTTCGCGAACAGCACCACGCGCATCGCTCGGAACGGGTCGAGGCGTGTGCGGCTCTTGCCACGCAGCACCTGGCGGATCGGCCAGCCGAACAGCAGCACCAGCCCGGCGATCACGACGAGCGAGATCGGGAACGTGAACGGCGGCACGAACGAGGGGCGCCCGGCGGCGACGAGGCCCACTTCGAGGAGGTAGGCGAGCACTCCCCCGGCGCCGGCGAGAGCGACGGGAAGGCCCGGGGTGGTCGGCTTCACCGGGCGTCCACCTCGGTCACCTGATCGGCCATCGAGGCGGCGAGCGCGTCGACGCGGCCGACGCCCGGCAGCTCCGCCTCGGGGTCGGCGAGCAGCCACGGCACGAGGACGAACGCCCGCTCGTGGGCTCGCGGGTGCGGCAGCCGCAGGTCGGGGTCGTCGGAGATGACGCTGTCGAAGCTCACGATGTCGAGGTCGAGCGTGCGGTCGCCCCAGCGTTCGGCGCGCGCGCGTCCGTGCTCGAGCTCGATCTGCTGCAGGCGGGCGAGCAGGTCGGCGGCGCCGAGCTCGGTGCGGACGATCACGACCTGGTTCAGGTAGGCCGGCTTGTCCTCGTCGACCCCGTCGAGTGTGTGCGCCGCGCTTTCGACGACAGGGGACTCGGCGAGCACCGAGAGCGCGGGCGTCGCCGCGATGGCACGGAGCGCGGACTCGAGCGTCGCCGCGCGATCGCCGAGGTTGCTGCCGGACGCGATCACGGCGGTGTGCAGCCCTGCGCGCGAGATCCGCACGCTCACATCGCCGAACGGCACCGTGATGGGCGCCGACGGCTTGTGCACCGTGACGTCGACGCTGTTCACTCGGACGTCGGAGAGCACGTCGTCGGCGATGCGCTGCGCGAGGGTCTCGATGAGCGCGACCGGTTCGGCGCCGACCAGGGCGACGATGCGCTCCGCCAGCTCGCCGTAGTGCACGGTGTCGGCGACGTCGTCGGTCGCGGCTGCCGAGGCGAGGGAGAGGTGGAGGACCACGTCGACGACGAACTCCTGCCCCTGCTCGCGCTCATGCGCGTAGACGCCGTGCCGTCCGAACGCGCGCACGCCGACGAGTTCGATGCGGTCGCCCATCACGCATCCGCTCCGGCTCGCCACGCGTCGACGACGTCGAGCGCGGCCGCGGTCGACGCGACGTCGTGCACGCGCACGCCCCACGCTCCGGCGTGCGCGGCGAGAGCGCTGATCACCGCGGTCGGCAGGTCGCGCGGATCGACGCCGGCGCCGACCCTGTTCCGCTGCGGCAGTGCGCCGACGAACCGCTTGCGCGAGGCGCCGACGAGCACCGGGTAGCCGAGCGACTCGATCTCGCCGAGACGGGACAGCAGCTGCCAGTTGTGCCGGGCGTCCTTCGCGAAGCCGAGACCCGGGTCGAGGATGAGCTGCTGCTCGTCGATGCCCTGGACGAGCAGCTCGGCGACGCGCGACTTCAGCTCGCGCCGCACGTCGCTCGGCACGTCGCGGTAGTCGGCGAGGGTGACCATCTCGTTGCTGGGACCCCGCCAGTGCATGGCGATGTACTTCACCCGGGTCTCGGCGATCACGCCCGCCATGCCGAGGTCGGCGAGACCACCGGAGACGTCGTTGATGATCGAGGCGCCGCTGCGCACGGCGGCGAGCGCGGTCGACGCGTTCATCGTGTCGACGCTCACCTCGATCCCGCGTTCGGCGAGGGCGACGACCACCGGGAGGACCCGGGCCCGTTCGATTTCGGGGTCGACGCGCTCGGCGCCGGGCCTTGTCGATTCGCCGCCGATGTCGATGATGTCGGCTCCGGCCGCGACCATGGCCTCGGCGTGCGCGACGGCGGCGTCGAAGTCGAGATGCTCGCCCCCGTCGCTGAACGAGTCGGGCGTCACGTTGAGGATGCCGAGCACCTTCGCGCGGCCGGTCACGAGTCGGCTCCGTCGGCGCCCATCAGGAGGACGACCTCGGCACGACCTGCGGGATCGGCGTACTCGCCGCGGCCGGCGATGGTGACGGTGCGGGCCCCTTGCGTGCGGGTCCCGCGCGCCCAGAGGCAGGCGTGGTTCGCCGACAGGATGACGACCACGCCGCGGGCGTCGAGTCCGCGCTCGATCGCGTCGGCGATGTCCTCGGTAAGGCGTTCCTGCAGCTGCGGTCGCGACGACACCACGTCGAGAACGCGGGCGATGCGGCCGAGACCGGTGAGACGTGTGCGGGGCAGGTAGGCGATCGACGCCGTGCCCTGGAACGGGAGCAGATGGTGCTCGCACATCGACCGGAACGGAACGTCGGCGAGCACGACCGGTTCGGCGTCCTCACCCGTCGCGACGTCGGAGGCCTCGGAGAGCACCAGCGACGCGTCGACGCCGACGCCGCTGAACAGCTCGGCGTAGGCGTCGGCGACCCGCGCCGGGGTCTCACGGAGCCCGTCGCGGGTCTGGTCCTCGCCGATCGCCGAGAGCAGCTCACTCACGGCGCGACGGATGCGGTCAGCGTCGATAGGAGCCCCCAACTCAGGCGGTGGCGGGGCGCGGCTTCACGCGGGGGGCGCGGGCCCGGCCGGACGTGGTCGGCTCGGAGTCGACACCGCCATCCACCGCACCGGCGTCGATCGGCGCCTTCGCCTTCGGCACCGCGACGGCGGGAAGGTCGGGCAACGGGCGCTTGTCGCTCGAGAGCCACTGCGGGCGCTCGGGCAGCTTGCGGATGCCCTCGAAGATCGCGGCGAGCTGGTGCTGGTCGAGGGTCTCCTCTTCGAGCAGCGCGGTCGCGAGGCGGTCGAGGATGTCGCGGTTGTCGTTGATGACCTTGTAGGCCTCGTCGTGCGCGTTCTCGATGATCTCGCGGACCTCGCGGTCGACCTGCAGCGCGAGCTCGTCGGAGTAGTCGCGCTGGTGACCCATGTCACGGCCGAGGAACATCTCGCCGGACGACTGCCCCAGCTTGACCGAGCCGATCTTCGAGCTCATGCCGAACTCGGTGATCATCTTGCGCGCGGTGCCCGTCGCCTTCTCGATGTCGTTCGAGGCGCCCGAGGTGGGGTCGTGGAAGACGATCTCCTCGGCGACGCGGCCGCCCATGGCGTAGGCCAGCTGGTCGAGCAGCTCGTTGCGGGTGACGGAGTACTTGTCTTCGAGCGGTAGCACCATCGTGTAGCCGAGGGCGCGTCCGCGGGGAAGGATCGTGACCTTCGTGACCGGGTCGGTGTGGTTCATCGCCGCCGCGACGAGGGCGTGGCCGCCCTCGTGATAGGCGGTGATCAGCTTCTCCTGGTCCTTCATGACACGGGAGCGGCGCTGCGGACCCGCCATGACGCGGTCGACGGCCTCGTCGAGGGCGCGGTTGTCGATCAGCTGCGCGTTCGAACGGGCGGTGAGCAACGCGGCCTCGTTCAGCACGTTCGCCAGGTCGGCGCCGGTGAAGCCGGGGGTCTTGCGGGCGAGGACCTCGAGGTCGACGCCTTCGGCCATCGGCTTGCCCTTCGAGTGCACCTCGAGGATCTTCTGGCGGCCCTTCAGGTCGGGGCCGTCGACGCCGATCTGGCGGTCGAAGCGGCCGGGACGCAGCAGGGCGGGGTCGAGGATGTCGGGGCGGTTGGTCGCCGCGATGAGGATGACGTTCGTCTTGACGTCGAAGCCGTCCATCTCGACCAGCAGCTGGTTGAGGGTCTGCTCGCGCTCGTCGTGGCCGCCGCCCATGCCGGCGCCGCGGTGGCGACCGACGGCGTCGATCTCGTCGATGAAGATGATGGCGGGCGAGTTCTGCTTCGCCTGCTCGAACAGGTCGCGCACACGGCTCGCACCGACGCCGACGAACATCTCGACGAAGTCCGATCCCGAGATCGAGTAGAACGGGACGCCCGCCTCACCCGCGACGGCGCGGGCGAGCAGGGTCTTGCCGGTTCCGGGAGGGCCGTAGAGCAGCACGCCCTTCGGGATGCGCGCGCCGACCGCCTGGAACTTGGCGGGCTCCTTCAGGAAGTCCTTGATCTCCTGCAGCTCCTCGATGGCCTCGTCGGAGCCGGCGACGTCGTCGAAGGTGACCTTCGGCGACTCCTTCGACACGAGCTTGGCCTTGGACTTGCCGAACTGCATGACCCGGTTGCCGCCGCCCTGCATGCCCGAAAGCATCAGCCAGATGAAGACGCCGATGAGGATGACGGGCAGCAGCAGGCTGAGCGCGGAGAGGATCCAGCTCGGCTGGGGGACCTCGTCGTCGTAGCCGTCGGACGGGTTGGAGGCGTCGACCGCCGCGACGATGTCCTCGCCGCGCGGGGTGACGTAATAGAACTGGACCTGCTTGCCGAACTCGTCGTCGGCCTGGTTGAGGGTGATGTCGACGCGGTTGTCGCCGTCGACGATCTTCACCGCCTGGACGTTGTCGCCCTTCAGGATGTCGAGACCCTGCTCGGTGGTCACCTGCCGGAAGCCCGAGCCGGTGAGCAGACTGGAGCCGACCCACACGACGATGACCGCGATCACGATGTAGAGGATCGGGCCTCGGAAGATGCGCTTGAGGTTCATGATGCGACTAAGGGTACAGCCGCGGAACTGTGGGCCTGACGGCTGTTTGCCAAGGGCGAACCATGACAGCGGAACGGGTCCGCTGCCATGGTCGAGGGTCAGCCGAGCGCGAAGCCGGGCAGGGTCGGAATCGACGCCGTGATCAGCGTGCCGTCCTCGCGGCGGTTCTCGGCCCCGCGGTTCGCGATGGGGCCTCCCGGCAGGAAGGGTCCCTGGTCGCCGAGCGGCACCGTGACGGGTGAGCCGGCGGCCACCGTGAAGGACTCCCCGCGCACCGTGAAGTCGACGGCGGCGCCGTCCACCACCTCGACGTGCAGCGCCTGACGGGTGAGGGTCACGAGCAGGCGGGTGCCGTGCCACGCGACGCGGAACCGGAGCTCGGGCCACGACGACGGCAGGCGCGGGTCGAAGGACAGCGCGCCGCCGAAGTCCCGCATGCCGCCGAAGCCGTAGACGAGCGCGCTCCAGACGCCGCCGACGGAGGCGACGTGCACACCGTCCGCCGTGTTGGCGTGCAAGTCGGCGAGGTCGACGTAGAGGGCGTGCTCGAAGTAGCGCAGCGCGAGGTCGCGGTAACCGATCTCGGCGGCGACGATCGACTGCACGACCGCCGACAGCGTCGAGTCTCCGGTGGTCAGCGGGTCGTAGTAGTCGAAGTCGGCGCGCTTCTCGGCCTCAGTGAATTCATCGCCGTGCAGGAACAGGGCGAGCACCACGTCGGCCTGCTTCAGCACCTGGAAGCGGTAGATGACGAGCGGGTGGTAGTGCAGCAGCAGGGGCTTCTTGTCCTCGGGCGTCGCCGCGAGGTCCCAGACCTCGCGCTCGAGGAAGTGCTGGTCCTGCGGGTGGATGCCGACGGCCTCGTCGTAGGGGATCGCCATCGCGTCCGCGGCGCGCTCCCACTCGACGAGCTCGTACATGTCGAGCCCCAGCCGATCGACCATGCGGGCGAACGCCTGCGGGTACTGCTTCTCGATGAGCCGCACCGACTCGACGGCGTAGCGCAGGTTGAAGCGCGCCATCGTGTTGGTGAAGAGGTTGTCGTTGACGACGGTCGTGTACTCGTCGGGCCCGGTGACACCGTGGATGTGGAAGGTGTCCTGCGCGTTGTGCCGCCAGAAGCCGAGGGTCGTCCACAGCCGCGCGGTCTCGACGGCGATGTCCACCGCGCCGCGGGCGAGGAAGTCGACGTCACCGGTCGCACGCACGTACTTCGCCAGGGCGAAGGTGATGTCGGCGTTGATGTGGTACTGCGCGGTGCCCGCCGCGTAGTAGGCCGACGCCTCCTCGCCGTTGATGGTGCGCCACGGGAACAGCGCCCCCGCCTCGCTCAACTGACGGGCGCGCTCGCGGGCGGCGGGCAGCATCCCCTCGCGCATCGAGATCGCGTTGCGGGCGAATTGCGGGTTCGTGTAGGTGAGGAACGGGATCACGTAGATCTCGGTGTCCCAGAAGTAGTGGCCGCTGTAGCCGCTGCCGGTGACGCCCTTCGCCGCGACGCCGAGGCCGTCGGCGCGCGAGGTGGCCTGCGCGAGCTGGAACAGGTTCCAGCGCACCGCCTGCTGCAGCTCGGGGTCGTGCGGGATCTCGACATCGGAGCGGCTCCAGAAGCCGTCGAACCACTCGCGCTGCTTCTCGTACTGGCGGGCGACGCCCTCGCCGGCGACCCGATCGATCGTGCGCTCGCACCGGTCGATCAGTTCGTGCGGAGGCACCCCGCGGGAGCTGTGATAGCTGACGATCTTGGTGAGGCGGATGGGCACGCCCGCCTTGGCCTGGAAGCGGAACACGTTCTTGGCACGGTCGGCCTGCACGCTGTGCCGGCGCACGACCTCGTTCTCGGTCTCGACGATGTGGTCGGCCATCACCGCGACTGTCATCCGCGACTGGGTGACCCGGTAGCTGAGGGCGCTGCGGTCGCCGTCCTGCCAGAACTGCTCGGGCTGCAGCACCCGCTCGCCGATCGTCTCGGCCTTGCGCGGGTCGAAGCCCTTCGCCTTCTGCCGACGCGAGCCGTACTCGTCCTCGCCGTCCTGGCGGTTGATGACCTGCGAGGAGATGACGACCGGGGCGTCGGCATCCTCGACGGTCACCTCGAAGCGCATTACGGCGAGGTGCCGCTCGTTGAAGGAGACCATGCGGTCGCTCTTCACGGTGACGTGCTTGCCGCTCGGGGTGAGCCAGCGCAGCTCGCGGCGCAGGAGCCCGTCGGCGAAGTCGAGCTCCCGCCGGTATTCGAGGAGCTCGGCGACGTCGAGCGCGAGGGGCTCGTCGTCGACGTAGAGCCGGATGACCTTGGCGTCGGGCACGTTGACGATGGTCTGGCCGGTCTCGGCGAAGCCGAACGCCTGCTCGGCGTGACGGATCTGCCACGTCTCGTGCACCCCGTTGATGAAGGTGCCGTGCATGTGGTTCGCGCGGCCCTCGGAGTGGTTGCCGCGCATGCCCAGGTAGCCGTTGCCCACCGCGAAGAGGGTCTCGGACAGCCCGAGATTGTCCTCGTTGTAGATGCGGTCGACGAGCTTCCACGGGTCGGCCGGGAAGCGGTCGCGGTCGAGCGGCATCAGGGGGACCGAATACTCACGGGCGGTCATCGGACTTCTTCCTGGTCTGTGCTGTCGGAGATGTCGCTGCCGGACATGTCGTTGTCGGAGACGTCGCTATCGGAGGTGTCGCGTGCGACGAGTTCTTCGAGGTCCTGGACGACGAGGTCGGCCCCCGCGGCGAGAAGCGGCTCGGGCCCGACTCCGCGGTCGACGCCGACGACGAGTCCGAACTCTCCCGCGTGCGCGGCGGCGACACCCGAGATGGCGTCTTCGAAGACGGCGACGGTGGCGGGACCGAAGCCGAGCCGCTTCGCTCCGGCGAGGAACATGTCGGGGGCCGGCTTGCCGGGAATCCCCTCCTCCACCGCGGTGACCCCGTCGACGACGGCGTCGAAACGGTCGCCGAGGCCCGCCGCGCGCAGGACCGGGCGGGCGTTCTTCGAACTGGACACCACCGCCATGGGGATGCCCCGCGCGGCCAACTGAACGATCAAATCGAGGGATCCGGCGTACGGGGCGACGCCCTCGTGCTCGAGGATCGCCGCGAACACCGCGTTCTTGCGGTTGCCGATCCCGCACACCGTCTCGGCGTCGCCCGGATCGTCCGCACTCCCCCATGGCAGGTCGATACCGCGCGAGCTGAGGAGGGACTGCACACCGTCGTAGCGGGGCTTGCCGTCGAGCGAGGCGAAGTAGTCGGCGTCGCTGTACGGCACCGTGACGCCGTGCTTCGCGAACTCCTCCTCGAACACCTGCGCCCACGCCTTCATGTGGACTTCGGCGGTCGGGGTGACGACCCCGTCGAGGTCGAAGAGGACGGCCTCGCATTCAGCGAGGGAGAGGGCGGCGAGGTCGCGGGTCACGAGGGCTCCGAGGTAATAGTGGCCGCACACGGCCGGGCGTGGGAGGGGCTGCCTCGTCGGCGAGACGTCTCAAGCGAGGATTACTGTACGGCCCTCGAAGCACTTCGACGCGTCATCCGCGCGTCGCTTCAGCGTTCGGGGGCGCCCCGATCAGTCTTCGTGCGAGTAGACGTGCGGGGCGAGGATGCCGAGTCCGCGCAGGTTGCGGTAGCGCTCGGCGTAGTCGAGCCCGTAGCCGACGACGAACGAGTTGGGGATGTCGAAGCCGACGTAGCGCACGTCGACCTCGACCTTCGCCGCATCGGGCTTGCGCAGCAGCGCGCAGATCTCGACCGACTCGGGTCCGCGGGAGCGCAGGTTCTCGACGAGCCACGACAGCGTGAGCCCCGAGTCGATGATGTCCTCGACGATCAGCACCTTGCGGCCGGCGAGCTCGGTGTCGAGGTCCTTCAGGATGCGCACGACACCGGACGAACGGGTGCTGGAGCCGTAGGAGCTCACCGCCATCCAGTCCATCTCGACGGGCAGCGTCAGCTCGCGAGCCAGGTCGGCCATGACCATGACGGCGCCCTTCAACACGCCGACGAGCAGCACATCCTCACCCGCGTAGTCGCGTTCGATCTCGCGGCACATCTCGGCGATGCGCCCCTGGATCTGCTCCTCGGTGAGCAGGAGCTCCACCAGGTCGTTCTCGACATCGGCCGGGTACATGGAACTCCTCGGTGTGGCTTGCGGCTCGAGCGGGTGGTGTCGCGCGGTCAGACGGATGCGGCGAAGCGCAGGAGACCGTCGCGTCGTTCCACCATAACGCCGGGCAGGTGCACCGCACCTTGACCGTGCCAGTCGCTGACCAGCCGCGCGACCGCGAGGGTCTGCGATCGCGTGAGTGTCAGCCCGAACTCGTGCAGGGCGGCCACCCGGATGACGCGCTGGCGCAGCGCGGACGGCTGCCCGTGCAGCGCGGCGACGGGGAGGGCGATGCCCGCTTCGGAGTGCTCGGCGATCTCCTCCGCCCATTCGAGCGCGAGGTGGTCGAGCGCTTCGGAGTCCTCCCGCAGCTGGTCGGCCGTTCGAGAGAGCGCCTCGGCGACCCCCGGGCCGAGCGCGGTCTCGAGGCTCGGCAGCAGGTCGTGGCGCACGCGCACACGCGCGTAGCGCGGGTCGAGGTTGTGGGGGTCGTCCCAGAATTCGAGGCCGGAGTCGGCGCAGAATGCGCGGGTGCTGTCGCGACGGATGCCGAGGAGAGGTCGCAGGTAGGGCGGAGCGTCGACCGCCATGCCCGTCAGCGAGTCGGGGCCGGAGCCGCGCGCCAGCCCGAGCAGCACCGTCTCGGCCTGGTCGTCGAGCGTGTGCGCGAGGAGGATGCGCATGGCACCCAGCCGCTCCGCCGAGCTCTGCAGTGCCGTGCGCCGCGCCTCGCGGGCGGCCGCTTCGGGGCCGCCGTCCGCTCCCACCTCGACGGTCAGAACCTCGACCGGGGCGAGCCCGAGCTTCGTCGCTTGCTGGGCCGCTCGGGCCGCCACATCGTCCGAGCCCGGTTGCAGGCCGTGGTCGACGATGAGCGCGCCCGCCCGGAAACCGGCGCGCGGCGCCTCGAACGCGGTCGCCGCCGCGAGGGCGAGCGAGTCGGCTCCCCCGCTCAGCGCCACCAGCACCAGCGCTCCGTCACCGCCCTCGCCGCGGTCGAGGGCGGTAAGAGATTCCCTGACCGCGCGCCGGATGTCGGCCATCGCCGGGGTCAGTCGCGGTCGGGAGGGCATCCACTAACGTTATCGAGTCGGCGCATCCCGCCGATCGTCCGGCTCTGGCCGCGACCACGGGCCCTCGCGGCCTGCACCGAAGCACAGGCCCGCACCTCCGCGCGGCCCGCACCAATTGAAGGAGTCGCCGATCATGGCTGCCTACGATGTCGTCGTCGAAATCCCGAAGGGGAGCCGCAACAAGTACGAGGTCGACCACGAGACCGGTCGCGTCTACCTCGACCGCGTGCTCTTCACCAGCTTCGTCTACCCCGTCGACTACGGGTTCTTCGAGGGCACCCTCGGCGGCGACGGCGACCCGCTCGACGCGCTCGTGCTGCTCGAGTACCCCGTCTACCCGGGCGTCGGCGTCAAGGTGCGCCCCGTCGGCGTGCTGCGCATGAGCGACGAGGCCGGCACCGACGAGAAGATCATCGTCGTGCCGTTCAAGGATCCCCGCTGGACCCACATCCAGGACCTCACCGACGTCCCCGAGCAGACGCGCAACGAGCTCGAGCACTTCTTCGCCCGCTACAAGGACCTCGAGCCGGGCAAGTTCGTGAAGATCGACGGCTGGGGCGACGCCGCCGAAGCCGAGCAGCTCGTCCAGGAGGCCATCGAGCGCCTCAAGACCGAAGGTCACTGACTTCCGACGACGAAGGCCCGCTTCACCGATCGGTGGAGCGGGCCTTCTGCCGTTCTGCGTCAGGCGGTGGGGCGGGCGACGTACGCGACGCGCTCGTAGCTGCGCACCGCGACCTCGCGCACGGGGACGCCCTCGTACGGCGCCTCGATCATCCGGCCGCCACCCGTGTACATCGTCACGTGGTACATGTCGCTGCCGTCGGAGGAGTAGAAGATCAGGTCGCCCGGCTGCACCTGCGAGTAGGGCACCAGCTGGCCGCGGTTGCGGGCGGTGTTGTACTGGTTCGTCGCGGAGTGGGTGCCGATGCCGACGCCGGCGGCCGCGTAGGACTTGAGGGTGAGGCCCGAGCAGTCCCAGCGGTCGGGTCCGGCGCCGCCGAGCAGGTAGTACTCG from Herbiconiux sp. L3-i23 encodes:
- a CDS encoding PH domain-containing protein, with amino-acid sequence MTTPPTGPLADGEWHRLHPATPLLRGGIALIAIIGIIIANLRDRVLELVLHYEENDPFDLLIDRGWLLPALLIVGGVLLLGVGGFWLAWRMHEFRVTDEVVEVRSGILFRAQRKARLDRIQGVNIVRPLVPRLFGAARLQISVAGNDGGVKLEYLPSAAADELRRDVLALASGASRQQAGPAQTSGGLLERRVGEFLAPELDPTEAEPESVVHLSLGRLVGSMFLRDSTVILVLVLAVGIPWVVITDAWVSLVAIVPSLIGLVSYTVNRFLRSLRYSIAGTPNGIRIGFGLLSTSNETLPPGRVHAIEISQPLLWRIPGWWQIKITRASVSLTQGGASNSNTTILPVGDRGDVQRVLGLLLPAATEAQLGALVDDGLSGVGSQGEGFITSPRRARLFRPFSWRRNGYRLGETLLELRKGRIWRSLIVLPLARLQSVSMSQGPLYRAAGLAELHAHVVAGPIYTRLGGIDVDVARGMFADVVAGAEESGRDDRSHRWNSADQAHSADAHADEAPAPTEG
- a CDS encoding PH domain-containing protein, with amino-acid sequence MATRLELADAQWRRVSPKQIGVEIFGLVIVVVLAGAAAAFAYFLGFGFLTVIFGAAAVASLISATLVPRRVRAYGYLLRDDDLLFRRGLLFQRFVAVPYGRMQLVDITRGPLARMMGLADLKLVTAAATSGVSIPGLTEPDAAELRDRLVELAETRRVGL
- a CDS encoding DUF3180 domain-containing protein, whose product is MKPTTPGLPVALAGAGGVLAYLLEVGLVAAGRPSFVPPFTFPISLVVIAGLVLLFGWPIRQVLRGKSRTRLDPFRAMRVVLFAKASVLVGALLGGAAVGVAAHLIGRPVLAQSDDLVRAVLSVVASAVAVVAGLVVEHWCTLPPDDEDDSRVGVQGQ
- the folB gene encoding dihydroneopterin aldolase → MGDRIELVGVRAFGRHGVYAHEREQGQEFVVDVVLHLSLASAAATDDVADTVHYGELAERIVALVGAEPVALIETLAQRIADDVLSDVRVNSVDVTVHKPSAPITVPFGDVSVRISRAGLHTAVIASGSNLGDRAATLESALRAIAATPALSVLAESPVVESAAHTLDGVDEDKPAYLNQVVIVRTELGAADLLARLQQIELEHGRARAERWGDRTLDLDIVSFDSVISDDPDLRLPHPRAHERAFVLVPWLLADPEAELPGVGRVDALAASMADQVTEVDAR
- the folP gene encoding dihydropteroate synthase, with protein sequence MTGRAKVLGILNVTPDSFSDGGEHLDFDAAVAHAEAMVAAGADIIDIGGESTRPGAERVDPEIERARVLPVVVALAERGIEVSVDTMNASTALAAVRSGASIINDVSGGLADLGMAGVIAETRVKYIAMHWRGPSNEMVTLADYRDVPSDVRRELKSRVAELLVQGIDEQQLILDPGLGFAKDARHNWQLLSRLGEIESLGYPVLVGASRKRFVGALPQRNRVGAGVDPRDLPTAVISALAAHAGAWGVRVHDVASTAAALDVVDAWRAGADA
- the folE gene encoding GTP cyclohydrolase I FolE, which codes for MSELLSAIGEDQTRDGLRETPARVADAYAELFSGVGVDASLVLSEASDVATGEDAEPVVLADVPFRSMCEHHLLPFQGTASIAYLPRTRLTGLGRIARVLDVVSSRPQLQERLTEDIADAIERGLDARGVVVILSANHACLWARGTRTQGARTVTIAGRGEYADPAGRAEVVLLMGADGADS
- the ftsH gene encoding ATP-dependent zinc metalloprotease FtsH; the encoded protein is MNLKRIFRGPILYIVIAVIVVWVGSSLLTGSGFRQVTTEQGLDILKGDNVQAVKIVDGDNRVDITLNQADDEFGKQVQFYYVTPRGEDIVAAVDASNPSDGYDDEVPQPSWILSALSLLLPVILIGVFIWLMLSGMQGGGNRVMQFGKSKAKLVSKESPKVTFDDVAGSDEAIEELQEIKDFLKEPAKFQAVGARIPKGVLLYGPPGTGKTLLARAVAGEAGVPFYSISGSDFVEMFVGVGASRVRDLFEQAKQNSPAIIFIDEIDAVGRHRGAGMGGGHDEREQTLNQLLVEMDGFDVKTNVILIAATNRPDILDPALLRPGRFDRQIGVDGPDLKGRQKILEVHSKGKPMAEGVDLEVLARKTPGFTGADLANVLNEAALLTARSNAQLIDNRALDEAVDRVMAGPQRRSRVMKDQEKLITAYHEGGHALVAAAMNHTDPVTKVTILPRGRALGYTMVLPLEDKYSVTRNELLDQLAYAMGGRVAEEIVFHDPTSGASNDIEKATGTARKMITEFGMSSKIGSVKLGQSSGEMFLGRDMGHQRDYSDELALQVDREVREIIENAHDEAYKVINDNRDILDRLATALLEEETLDQHQLAAIFEGIRKLPERPQWLSSDKRPLPDLPAVAVPKAKAPIDAGAVDGGVDSEPTTSGRARAPRVKPRPATA
- a CDS encoding glycoside hydrolase family 65 protein, whose translation is MTAREYSVPLMPLDRDRFPADPWKLVDRIYNEDNLGLSETLFAVGNGYLGMRGNHSEGRANHMHGTFINGVHETWQIRHAEQAFGFAETGQTIVNVPDAKVIRLYVDDEPLALDVAELLEYRRELDFADGLLRRELRWLTPSGKHVTVKSDRMVSFNERHLAVMRFEVTVEDADAPVVISSQVINRQDGEDEYGSRRQKAKGFDPRKAETIGERVLQPEQFWQDGDRSALSYRVTQSRMTVAVMADHIVETENEVVRRHSVQADRAKNVFRFQAKAGVPIRLTKIVSYHSSRGVPPHELIDRCERTIDRVAGEGVARQYEKQREWFDGFWSRSDVEIPHDPELQQAVRWNLFQLAQATSRADGLGVAAKGVTGSGYSGHYFWDTEIYVIPFLTYTNPQFARNAISMREGMLPAARERARQLSEAGALFPWRTINGEEASAYYAAGTAQYHINADITFALAKYVRATGDVDFLARGAVDIAVETARLWTTLGFWRHNAQDTFHIHGVTGPDEYTTVVNDNLFTNTMARFNLRYAVESVRLIEKQYPQAFARMVDRLGLDMYELVEWERAADAMAIPYDEAVGIHPQDQHFLEREVWDLAATPEDKKPLLLHYHPLVIYRFQVLKQADVVLALFLHGDEFTEAEKRADFDYYDPLTTGDSTLSAVVQSIVAAEIGYRDLALRYFEHALYVDLADLHANTADGVHVASVGGVWSALVYGFGGMRDFGGALSFDPRLPSSWPELRFRVAWHGTRLLVTLTRQALHVEVVDGAAVDFTVRGESFTVAAGSPVTVPLGDQGPFLPGGPIANRGAENRREDGTLITASIPTLPGFALG